The Amylolactobacillus amylophilus DSM 20533 = JCM 1125 genome contains a region encoding:
- the dusB gene encoding tRNA dihydrouridine synthase DusB produces MWKIRDVEIKNQVVVAPMAGISNSAFRVICKEFGAGMVVCEMISDRGIIHNNAKTLDMLYVDPVEHPMSIQVFGGSKETLVQAAKFIDQNTQADIIDINMGCPVPKVVKTDAGARWLLDPNKIYEMVSAVVDVVNKPVTVKMRTGWDEEHIYAVSNALAAERAGASALAMHGRTRKQMYTGKADWNILKQVNDALTIPFIGNGDVVTPQDAKRMLDEVGSTAVMVGRAALGNPWIIKDMEHYLETGELLPEQTPREKVATAKEQLTALVELKGEKIAVPEFRRQAAYYLKGVPRSTRTRAKINEIWTQKEVYDLLDQFVEKYEAQEQQRAQRATTQEAM; encoded by the coding sequence ATGTGGAAAATTAGGGATGTAGAGATTAAAAACCAGGTTGTAGTTGCGCCAATGGCTGGAATTAGTAACTCTGCCTTTCGGGTAATCTGTAAGGAATTTGGCGCTGGCATGGTTGTCTGTGAGATGATTTCCGATCGTGGAATTATACATAACAATGCTAAAACACTGGACATGTTGTACGTCGATCCAGTTGAACACCCAATGAGTATTCAAGTCTTCGGCGGGTCAAAAGAGACGCTTGTTCAGGCCGCTAAATTTATCGACCAGAATACCCAAGCTGATATTATCGATATTAACATGGGCTGTCCTGTACCGAAGGTAGTTAAGACGGATGCCGGTGCCCGCTGGCTACTTGACCCGAATAAAATTTACGAGATGGTCTCGGCCGTAGTTGATGTGGTGAATAAGCCCGTGACCGTGAAGATGCGTACCGGTTGGGATGAAGAGCACATCTATGCCGTTTCAAACGCACTCGCTGCTGAGCGTGCTGGTGCAAGCGCACTCGCAATGCATGGTCGTACTAGAAAACAGATGTATACCGGTAAGGCTGACTGGAATATTTTGAAACAGGTCAACGATGCCCTAACCATTCCATTCATCGGTAACGGCGACGTCGTGACACCACAGGACGCGAAGAGAATGCTCGATGAGGTCGGTAGTACGGCGGTCATGGTTGGCCGTGCAGCACTGGGAAATCCGTGGATTATTAAGGATATGGAACACTACCTAGAGACCGGTGAGCTTTTGCCAGAACAGACACCGCGGGAAAAGGTGGCAACGGCGAAGGAACAGCTCACGGCGTTGGTTGAGTTGAAGGGTGAGAAAATTGCTGTACCGGAATTTCGGCGGCAGGCAGCATATTATTTAAAAGGTGTTCCCCGTTCGACCCGTACTCGTGCTAAAATAAATGAGATATGGACACAAAAAGAGGTCTACGATCTTTTGGACCAATTCGTTGAAAAATACGAGGCACAGGAACAACAAAGAGCTCAACGAGCAACGACACAGGAGGCAATGTAA
- a CDS encoding DNA-directed RNA polymerase subunit beta: MVGTNVNYGKRRTRRSFSRIKEVLELPNLVDIQTDSYKWFLDEGLSDMFADIMPIDDFAGNLSLEFVDYKLLEPKYTVDEARDHDANYSAPLHVTLKLTNHESGEIKTQDVFFGDFPLMTEQGTFIINGAERVIVSQLVRSPGVYFHSDIDKNGRTQYGTTVIPNRGAWLEFETDAKELAYVRIDRTRKLPITVLVRALGFGSDSEITDILGMSDSLSYTIEKDIHKNPADSRVAEGLKDIYERLRPGEPKTADSSRSLLYARFFDPKRYDLAPVGRYKINKKLSLKTRLLKQTLAETLADPDTGEVIVQKGEIITHEVMDRLAPYLDREDFKTVTYTPSDEGVVAEPMTVQVIKVFSQVDPEREVKLIGNGHVDKKVKHVIPADIIASINYFLNLQEGIGTTDDIDHLGNRRIRSVGELLQNQFRIGLSRMERVVKERMSIQDINTVTPQQLINIRPVVASIKEFFGSSQLSQFMDQTNPLGELTHKRRLSALGPGGLTRDRAGYEVRDVHYTHYGRMCPIETPEGPNIGLINSLATYAVVNKYGFIETPYRRVDWNTHKVTDRIDYLTADEEDNFIVAQANSLLNEDGSFVDDVVLARHRDENLEISHDKVDYMDVIPKQVVSVATACIPFLENDDSNRALMGANMQRQAVPLIDPKAPLVGTGIEYRAAHDSGTAVLAGADGVVEYVDAREIRIRRADQTLDKYAIQKFRRSNAGKSYNQRPIVTKGEEIKKGDIIADGPAMEKGELALGQNPIIAFMTWNMYNFEDAIVLSEKLVKEDKYTSIHIEEYESEARDTKLGPEEITREIPNVGEESLRDLDEQGIIRVGAEVHDGDILVGKVTPKGVTELSAEERLLHAIFGEKAREVRDTSLRVPHGGGGIIQDVKVFTREAGDELAPGVNMMVRVYITQKRKIQVGDKMAGRHGNKGTVSIVVPEEDMPFLPDGTPVDICLNPMGVPSRMNIGQVLELHLGMAARKLGIHVATPVFDGASEKDMWETVKEADMPKDGKTVLYDGRTGEPFHNRVSVGVMYYMKLSHMVDDKIHARSIGPYSLVTQQPLGGKAQFGGQRFGEMEVWALEAYGAAYTLQEILTYKSDDVVGRVKTYEAIVKGDKIPKPGVPESFRVLVKELQALGLDMKVLDINEKEIELRDMDDENQDSVNVDALSKMAEEQEAKKLAEEAKKAEDKLNDEVSK, encoded by the coding sequence TTGGTAGGGACCAACGTAAACTACGGTAAACGCCGTACAAGAAGAAGTTTTTCCAGAATCAAAGAAGTACTTGAACTACCCAATTTAGTTGATATCCAAACGGATTCGTATAAATGGTTTTTAGATGAAGGCTTAAGCGACATGTTTGCCGACATCATGCCCATTGACGATTTTGCAGGCAATCTTTCTTTAGAGTTCGTAGACTACAAGTTACTTGAACCTAAATATACCGTCGACGAAGCACGTGACCACGATGCAAACTACTCTGCACCGCTGCACGTAACTTTAAAGTTGACGAACCATGAATCTGGTGAAATTAAGACACAAGATGTCTTCTTTGGCGATTTCCCATTGATGACAGAGCAAGGTACATTCATCATTAACGGTGCAGAACGTGTTATTGTCTCACAACTTGTTCGCTCACCTGGTGTGTACTTCCACTCAGATATCGATAAGAACGGTCGGACTCAATATGGTACAACGGTGATTCCTAACCGTGGTGCTTGGCTTGAATTCGAAACAGATGCTAAGGAACTTGCTTACGTGCGGATTGACCGGACCCGTAAGTTGCCAATTACTGTCCTAGTTCGGGCACTCGGTTTCGGCTCAGATAGCGAGATTACGGACATCTTGGGGATGAGTGATTCATTATCATACACAATTGAGAAGGATATTCACAAGAATCCGGCTGATTCGCGTGTTGCCGAAGGCTTGAAGGATATTTATGAGCGTCTTCGTCCGGGTGAACCTAAGACCGCTGATTCATCACGTTCACTGCTGTATGCTCGTTTCTTCGACCCAAAGCGTTACGACTTAGCACCAGTTGGTCGTTACAAAATCAACAAGAAGCTCTCATTGAAGACTCGTTTGTTGAAACAGACTTTAGCTGAGACATTGGCAGACCCAGATACTGGTGAAGTTATTGTGCAAAAGGGCGAAATTATCACGCACGAAGTGATGGATCGTCTCGCACCTTACCTTGACCGCGAGGACTTTAAGACAGTCACATATACCCCATCTGACGAGGGTGTTGTGGCTGAACCGATGACCGTGCAAGTAATCAAAGTCTTCTCACAAGTTGATCCAGAAAGAGAAGTCAAGTTAATCGGTAATGGACACGTTGACAAGAAGGTTAAGCACGTTATTCCTGCCGACATCATCGCCTCAATTAACTATTTCTTGAATCTTCAAGAAGGAATCGGTACAACCGATGATATCGATCACTTGGGTAACCGGCGTATTCGTTCAGTTGGTGAACTTTTGCAGAACCAATTCAGAATTGGTCTGTCACGGATGGAACGTGTCGTGAAGGAAAGAATGTCAATCCAAGACATTAACACTGTTACGCCACAACAACTGATCAATATTCGTCCTGTGGTGGCCTCAATCAAAGAATTCTTTGGTTCATCACAACTTTCACAATTCATGGATCAAACTAACCCACTTGGTGAATTGACCCATAAACGGCGTCTCTCAGCGCTTGGACCTGGTGGTTTGACTCGTGATCGTGCCGGATATGAGGTGCGTGACGTTCACTACACCCACTATGGCCGTATGTGTCCAATTGAGACACCAGAAGGTCCAAATATCGGACTGATCAACTCACTTGCGACGTATGCCGTGGTTAATAAGTATGGTTTCATTGAGACACCATACCGTCGTGTTGACTGGAACACACACAAGGTTACCGACAGAATTGACTACCTTACAGCTGATGAGGAAGATAACTTTATCGTGGCACAAGCCAACTCACTTCTGAACGAAGATGGTTCATTCGTTGACGATGTTGTTCTTGCAAGACACCGTGATGAGAACCTCGAAATCAGTCACGATAAGGTTGACTACATGGATGTTATTCCAAAGCAAGTGGTCTCAGTTGCCACTGCATGTATTCCTTTCTTGGAAAACGATGACTCGAACCGGGCCCTAATGGGTGCGAACATGCAAAGACAAGCTGTACCTTTGATTGATCCAAAGGCACCACTTGTTGGTACTGGTATCGAATACCGTGCGGCCCATGACTCAGGTACTGCTGTTTTGGCAGGAGCCGACGGTGTGGTCGAGTACGTTGACGCAAGAGAGATTAGAATTCGTCGTGCAGATCAAACACTCGATAAGTATGCTATTCAAAAATTCCGTCGTTCTAATGCTGGTAAGTCTTATAACCAAAGACCAATCGTCACTAAGGGTGAGGAAATTAAGAAGGGTGACATCATCGCAGATGGTCCAGCCATGGAAAAGGGTGAATTAGCATTGGGTCAAAACCCAATTATCGCCTTCATGACTTGGAACATGTATAACTTTGAGGATGCCATCGTTCTGTCTGAAAAGCTTGTTAAAGAAGATAAATATACCTCAATTCATATTGAAGAATACGAATCAGAGGCTCGTGATACTAAACTTGGACCTGAGGAAATCACCCGGGAGATTCCAAACGTTGGTGAGGAATCACTACGGGACCTCGACGAACAGGGAATTATCCGTGTTGGTGCCGAAGTACATGATGGTGATATTCTGGTGGGTAAAGTTACACCGAAGGGTGTGACAGAACTATCTGCTGAAGAGCGCTTGTTACACGCTATTTTTGGTGAAAAGGCCCGCGAAGTGCGTGATACTTCACTCCGTGTACCTCATGGTGGCGGCGGAATTATTCAAGACGTCAAGGTATTCACCCGAGAAGCCGGCGATGAGTTAGCACCAGGCGTGAACATGATGGTTCGTGTTTACATCACGCAAAAGAGAAAGATTCAGGTCGGTGACAAGATGGCTGGCCGTCATGGTAACAAGGGTACTGTATCAATCGTGGTACCTGAAGAGGATATGCCATTCCTTCCAGATGGCACACCAGTTGATATCTGCTTGAACCCAATGGGTGTTCCATCACGGATGAACATTGGTCAAGTACTGGAATTGCACTTAGGGATGGCTGCTAGAAAATTAGGCATCCACGTTGCCACTCCCGTCTTCGATGGTGCATCCGAGAAAGACATGTGGGAAACTGTTAAAGAAGCTGATATGCCTAAAGATGGTAAGACCGTGCTTTATGACGGACGTACCGGTGAGCCATTCCACAACCGTGTTTCCGTTGGTGTCATGTACTATATGAAGCTCTCACACATGGTTGACGACAAGATCCATGCTCGTTCAATCGGACCTTACTCACTCGTTACACAACAACCTCTAGGTGGTAAAGCACAATTTGGTGGTCAAAGATTTGGTGAAATGGAAGTTTGGGCACTTGAAGCTTATGGTGCCGCATATACACTTCAAGAAATTTTGACATACAAATCAGATGACGTTGTTGGTCGTGTAAAGACTTACGAAGCAATTGTCAAAGGTGATAAGATTCCAAAACCTGGTGTTCCCGAATCATTCCGTGTTCTTGTGAAGGAATTACAAGCACTCGGATTAGACATGAAGGTGCTCGATATTAATGAGAAAGAAATTGAGCTCCGTGATATGGACGATGAGAATCAAGACAGCGTAAACGTTGACGCACTATCCAAGATGGCTGAGGAACAAGAGGCTAAGAAGCTTGCAGAAGAAGCCAAGAAAGCAGAAGACAAGCTCAATGATGAGGTTTCAAAATAA
- a CDS encoding ATP-dependent Clp protease ATP-binding subunit: MDKNFTDNARNALEIAQEQALSFRHHVIGTEHLLLALTIESKGVAGNMLRDLSLNSMILRDEIERYTGYGKVDQGQRKPVEDEYLPFSPRVNEVIEYAADHAREFGSKQIGTAHLLLGLISSDEILAARILQNLGVELFQLKKSIKSNLDAGDAPTSWAQSLRKANAKAGGKNNKSTTPTLDSLATNMNESVRDGKIDPVIGRTTEIKRVIQILSRRTKKNPVLVGDPGVGKTAVAEAIAQAIVNKQVPDDLLKKRIMLLDMGTLVAGTKYRGEFEDRLKKIMDEVKEDRNVILFIDELHTLIGAGGAEGAIDASNILKPALARGDVQVIGATTFNEYQKYIEKDAALERRFAQVKVEEPSPEDTKQILTGLKSEYEAFHDVVITDEAISDAVDLSVRYITGRFLPDKAIDLIDEAAAKVKINTGISSSEELRQHDAKIKQIIADKEDAIYMQDFEKAAELREQEALEREKEDQLRANLTEKRRKTAIVSGADIAQVISDWTGVPVTKMKKSETKQLLNLEKTLHQRVIGQDKAIKAVAKAIRRSRAGLKDPNRPIGSFLFLGPTGVGKTELAKSLAEAVFGAESNLIRVDMSEFMESYSSSKLIGSAPGYVGYEEGGQLSEQVRNNPYSVVLLDEVEKAHPDVFNLLLQVLDDGFLTDSKGRKVDFRNTIIIMTSNLGSRALRDDKTVGFGISAVAEDKINQEKVREATKEFFRPEFLNRIDETVIFDSLTAPELRQIVTLLTRKIKDRLAEKGITLNLSTAALDVIAKNGFDPENGARPIRRALQRDLENRLSELLIDGSVTAGSTIKVGSKNGTLTIKTMEPQTV; the protein is encoded by the coding sequence ATGGATAAGAATTTTACAGATAACGCACGAAATGCGTTAGAAATTGCACAAGAACAGGCGCTCAGCTTTCGCCATCACGTGATTGGTACGGAGCATTTGTTGCTCGCATTAACCATTGAATCGAAGGGCGTGGCGGGTAATATGCTGCGTGACTTAAGCCTCAATTCGATGATTCTGCGGGATGAAATCGAACGCTATACCGGTTACGGCAAGGTTGATCAAGGTCAGAGGAAACCGGTTGAGGATGAATATTTGCCTTTTTCACCACGGGTCAATGAAGTAATCGAATACGCAGCGGATCACGCACGTGAATTTGGCAGCAAGCAGATTGGTACGGCTCATCTTTTGCTTGGTCTAATTAGCTCAGACGAGATTCTAGCCGCGAGAATTCTCCAAAACCTAGGTGTAGAACTATTTCAGCTGAAGAAAAGTATCAAGAGTAACCTTGATGCAGGTGATGCACCGACATCCTGGGCGCAGAGTCTTAGAAAGGCCAACGCTAAGGCTGGCGGTAAAAACAATAAGTCTACTACACCAACGCTTGATTCGCTGGCGACGAACATGAACGAGAGTGTGCGCGATGGTAAGATCGATCCAGTTATTGGACGCACAACCGAGATTAAGCGTGTAATCCAGATTCTTTCTCGGAGAACGAAGAAGAATCCCGTGTTGGTTGGTGATCCTGGTGTCGGAAAGACTGCTGTAGCCGAGGCTATCGCACAGGCAATAGTGAATAAACAAGTGCCCGATGATTTACTGAAGAAACGCATCATGCTACTTGATATGGGTACTCTAGTGGCTGGAACCAAGTACCGGGGGGAGTTTGAAGACCGCCTGAAGAAGATTATGGATGAGGTTAAGGAAGACCGTAACGTCATTTTGTTCATCGATGAATTGCATACATTAATTGGTGCCGGTGGTGCAGAAGGTGCGATTGATGCATCCAATATTCTAAAACCAGCCTTGGCACGGGGCGATGTTCAGGTGATTGGTGCGACGACTTTCAACGAATATCAGAAGTACATTGAGAAAGATGCTGCGCTCGAACGCCGTTTTGCCCAAGTGAAGGTGGAGGAACCGAGTCCAGAGGATACTAAGCAAATTCTGACTGGCTTGAAGTCGGAGTATGAAGCGTTCCATGACGTGGTGATTACGGATGAAGCCATTAGTGATGCCGTGGACCTCAGTGTGCGCTACATTACCGGTCGCTTTTTGCCAGATAAGGCAATCGACTTAATTGATGAGGCCGCGGCCAAGGTCAAGATTAACACGGGTATTTCTAGCAGCGAGGAATTGCGACAACACGATGCCAAAATCAAGCAGATTATTGCAGATAAAGAAGATGCCATCTACATGCAAGACTTCGAGAAAGCTGCCGAGCTACGTGAGCAAGAGGCACTAGAACGCGAAAAAGAAGATCAGCTCCGGGCAAATCTGACGGAGAAGCGACGCAAGACAGCGATTGTTAGTGGGGCAGATATTGCACAGGTTATTTCCGATTGGACCGGCGTGCCGGTAACCAAGATGAAGAAGAGTGAAACTAAGCAACTGCTTAACCTGGAGAAAACGCTCCACCAACGGGTTATTGGCCAGGATAAGGCAATTAAGGCTGTGGCGAAGGCGATTCGCCGTTCGCGTGCAGGACTGAAGGATCCGAACCGTCCGATTGGTTCGTTTCTCTTCCTTGGGCCAACCGGTGTTGGTAAAACAGAGCTTGCAAAAAGCCTCGCGGAAGCAGTCTTTGGTGCCGAGAGCAACTTGATTAGGGTAGATATGTCCGAATTTATGGAATCTTATAGTAGCTCTAAGCTGATTGGGTCAGCTCCGGGTTACGTGGGCTACGAAGAGGGGGGCCAATTGAGTGAACAGGTGCGGAATAATCCTTACTCCGTTGTCTTACTGGATGAGGTCGAGAAGGCGCACCCTGACGTCTTTAATCTATTGTTGCAGGTACTCGATGATGGTTTCCTAACGGATTCTAAGGGGAGAAAAGTTGATTTTAGAAACACAATCATCATTATGACTTCTAATCTGGGTTCGAGAGCTCTGCGCGATGACAAAACAGTGGGATTCGGCATTAGTGCTGTTGCTGAGGATAAGATTAATCAGGAGAAGGTCAGAGAGGCGACTAAAGAGTTCTTCCGTCCCGAGTTTCTTAATAGAATTGACGAGACCGTCATCTTCGATTCATTGACAGCGCCAGAGCTACGGCAGATTGTGACATTGTTGACGAGAAAGATCAAAGATAGGCTCGCAGAAAAGGGCATTACACTAAATCTCTCTACCGCTGCACTCGATGTGATAGCAAAGAACGGATTCGACCCAGAGAACGGTGCCCGGCCAATCAGGAGGGCACTGCAACGGGACCTTGAGAATCGGCTCAGTGAACTGCTGATTGATGGGTCCGTCACCGCCGGTTCAACCATCAAGGTTGGTTCGAAGAACGGTACCTTAACGATTAAAACAATGGAACCGCAAACTGTTTAA
- the lysS gene encoding lysine--tRNA ligase, with protein MNDQLRVRREKMADLREQGIDPFGQRFERTDLARDLHEKYDQDEKDTLLESIPTATIAGRMMTKRGKGKVGFADIRDRSGRIQIYVRKDAVGEENYQIFKKADLGDFLGIEGEVMKTDTGELTVKATHLTFLTKALRPLPDKYHGLSNVEQIYRQRYLDLIANDDSFERFQLRSKIISAIRRYLDGVGFTEVETPVLHTQAGGAAAKPFITHHNALDMSLYLRIALELHLKRLIVGGMERVYEIGRVFRNEGIDTKHNPEFTMLESYAAYFDFKDVMDETEGIFLYVAQNVFDQEIFPYADHEIDLGKPFRRLHMVDAIKQETGVDFWQQMTLEEARKVADEHHVHYEPYWQVGHIINEFFEQFVEDTLIQPTFVYGHPIEVSPLAKKNVADPRFTDRFELFITGNEFANAFTELNDPIDQRERFEAQVKERDAGNDEAEGIDEDYIEALEYGLPPTGGLGIGIDRLVMFFTNASSIRDVLLFPTMRPDKAKD; from the coding sequence ATGAATGATCAGCTTCGCGTTCGGCGCGAGAAGATGGCTGACTTGCGGGAGCAGGGTATCGACCCGTTTGGGCAACGATTTGAGCGGACGGATTTAGCTCGTGACTTGCACGAGAAATACGACCAGGATGAGAAGGATACCCTCCTGGAGTCTATTCCAACGGCAACTATTGCTGGGCGAATGATGACTAAACGTGGCAAGGGAAAAGTCGGCTTTGCCGATATCCGTGACCGTTCTGGACGGATTCAAATTTACGTTAGAAAAGATGCGGTTGGTGAGGAGAACTACCAGATTTTCAAAAAAGCTGACCTGGGTGATTTTCTCGGCATCGAGGGTGAAGTGATGAAGACCGATACTGGTGAACTCACGGTGAAGGCTACTCATCTGACTTTCTTGACCAAAGCATTGCGCCCACTACCCGATAAATACCACGGTTTGAGCAATGTGGAGCAAATTTATCGGCAACGCTACCTAGATTTAATTGCGAACGACGATAGCTTTGAAAGATTCCAATTACGCAGCAAGATTATTAGCGCAATCAGACGCTATCTTGATGGGGTGGGGTTCACGGAAGTGGAAACACCGGTCTTACACACCCAAGCTGGTGGTGCGGCTGCGAAACCGTTTATTACCCATCATAATGCGCTCGACATGAGTCTTTACTTGCGCATCGCCTTAGAACTGCACCTGAAGAGGTTGATCGTCGGTGGGATGGAGCGCGTGTACGAGATTGGCCGTGTCTTTAGAAATGAAGGAATCGATACCAAGCACAATCCCGAGTTCACCATGCTCGAATCCTATGCTGCTTACTTTGATTTCAAAGATGTGATGGATGAAACCGAAGGAATTTTCCTGTATGTGGCCCAGAACGTCTTTGACCAGGAGATTTTCCCCTACGCGGACCACGAGATTGATTTAGGCAAGCCATTTAGAAGGCTACACATGGTTGATGCCATCAAGCAGGAAACAGGGGTAGACTTCTGGCAGCAGATGACCCTAGAAGAAGCGCGAAAAGTAGCAGATGAACACCATGTACACTACGAGCCATATTGGCAGGTGGGGCACATCATCAATGAGTTCTTCGAACAATTCGTCGAGGATACCTTGATTCAGCCAACATTCGTTTACGGTCATCCAATCGAGGTCTCACCGCTGGCAAAGAAAAATGTGGCGGATCCCCGGTTCACTGACCGGTTCGAGTTGTTCATCACCGGTAACGAGTTCGCGAACGCGTTTACCGAATTGAACGACCCAATCGACCAACGCGAGCGTTTTGAGGCCCAAGTCAAAGAGCGTGACGCTGGTAATGACGAAGCGGAGGGCATCGATGAGGATTACATCGAAGCACTTGAGTACGGTCTGCCACCTACTGGCGGGCTAGGAATCGGGATTGACCGTCTGGTAATGTTCTTTACCAATGCGAGCTCGATTAGAGACGTTTTGTTGTTCCCAACCATGCGTCCTGATAAAGCAAAAGACTAA
- the hslO gene encoding Hsp33 family molecular chaperone HslO: MDEKTDYLVKGIDGTKNFRAIALRTTNLVEDAHSRHDTWSASSAALGRTLTGTILLAAAELTDDEELTVRIQGDGPVGGIVATGKADYTVKGYIQNAHVALPTTKAGKIDVGRAVGQGLLAVTKDLGLKEPFTGQSALISGEIAEDLTYYLAQSEQIPSSVGLAVFVNPNESIGAAGGFILQALPGATEAQITTVEQRIKNLRPLSEQFLAGVTPEQLLAQILGDDCKLLETSPVAFECDCSKEKFGKIIATLARKDLLEMVNEDHGAEASCKFCGNHYEFSEAELQQMLSAK; the protein is encoded by the coding sequence ATGGACGAGAAGACAGATTATCTAGTTAAAGGGATTGATGGCACGAAGAATTTCCGGGCGATTGCTCTTAGGACGACTAACTTAGTCGAGGATGCACATTCACGGCATGATACCTGGAGTGCTTCTTCCGCGGCGCTTGGCCGGACGTTGACCGGTACGATTTTGCTTGCAGCGGCTGAACTGACGGATGATGAAGAATTGACCGTGCGGATTCAAGGAGACGGACCGGTTGGTGGGATTGTTGCCACGGGCAAGGCCGACTACACAGTGAAGGGCTATATTCAGAATGCGCATGTTGCTTTGCCAACCACGAAGGCGGGTAAAATTGACGTCGGCCGCGCTGTTGGTCAGGGACTGTTAGCAGTCACCAAAGATTTAGGATTAAAGGAACCTTTTACGGGTCAATCTGCCTTAATTTCCGGTGAGATTGCCGAGGACCTAACCTATTATCTTGCCCAATCTGAACAGATACCTTCCTCGGTTGGCTTGGCTGTGTTTGTTAATCCGAATGAGTCGATTGGTGCAGCGGGTGGCTTTATTCTTCAGGCTTTGCCCGGTGCCACGGAAGCCCAGATTACGACGGTGGAGCAACGGATTAAAAATTTACGCCCACTATCAGAACAATTTCTTGCTGGTGTAACACCAGAACAGCTATTGGCACAAATTCTCGGCGATGATTGCAAACTTTTGGAGACTAGTCCTGTTGCTTTTGAATGTGATTGCAGCAAAGAAAAGTTTGGTAAAATAATCGCGACGCTTGCTCGAAAGGATTTGTTGGAAATGGTTAACGAGGATCATGGAGCGGAAGCTAGCTGCAAGTTCTGTGGTAATCATTATGAGTTTAGTGAAGCCGAACTACAGCAAATGCTCTCAGCTAAATAG